A stretch of the Bordetella genomosp. 8 genome encodes the following:
- the plsY gene encoding glycerol-3-phosphate 1-O-acyltransferase PlsY, whose protein sequence is MLQTHYPIAYNVGLVVLAYLIGSIPFAVVVTRLMGMQDPRTYGSGNPGATNVLRSGNKTAAALTLLGDAAKGWFAVWLVQRIGSPVGVTWNVIALSAVAVFLGHLYPVFLKFQGGKGVATALGVLFAVSPWLALATVATWIIIAVFFRYSSLAALVAAVFAPVYYLFGSNLAWYAEPPLVVAITVISVLLILRHRANISRLLNGTESRIGQKKKN, encoded by the coding sequence ATGCTGCAGACCCACTACCCCATCGCCTACAACGTCGGGCTTGTCGTACTGGCCTATCTGATCGGCTCCATCCCCTTCGCCGTGGTGGTCACCCGGCTGATGGGGATGCAGGATCCGCGTACCTATGGGTCCGGCAACCCCGGCGCGACCAATGTGCTGCGCTCCGGGAACAAGACGGCCGCCGCGCTCACCCTGCTGGGAGATGCCGCCAAGGGTTGGTTCGCGGTGTGGCTGGTGCAACGCATCGGCAGCCCGGTGGGCGTGACGTGGAACGTGATCGCGCTGTCGGCGGTGGCGGTTTTCCTGGGGCACCTGTACCCCGTCTTCCTGAAATTCCAGGGCGGCAAGGGGGTGGCGACGGCCTTGGGCGTGCTGTTCGCGGTCTCCCCCTGGCTGGCGCTGGCCACGGTGGCGACATGGATCATCATCGCGGTGTTCTTCCGCTATTCGTCCCTGGCGGCGCTGGTCGCGGCGGTGTTCGCGCCGGTGTATTACCTGTTCGGATCGAACCTGGCCTGGTACGCCGAACCGCCGCTGGTGGTGGCGATCACGGTCATCAGCGTCCTGCTCATCCTGCGCCATCGGGCCAACATCAGCCGCCTGCTGAACGGTACGGAATCGCGGATCGGGCAAAAGAAGAAAAACTGA
- the tsaD gene encoding tRNA (adenosine(37)-N6)-threonylcarbamoyltransferase complex transferase subunit TsaD encodes MIILGFESSCDETGVAAVCTERGLLAHALHTQIAMHQEYGGVVPELASRDHVRRVVPLTRQVLREAGLAVSDIDAVAYTAGPGLAGALLVGASVAQAFAWARDLPAIAIHHLEGHLLSPLLADPRPEFPFVALLVSGGHTQLMRVDGVGRYTLLGETLDDAAGEAFDKSAKLLGLGYPGGPALASLAEQGDPARFELPRPMLHSGDLDFSFSGLKTAVLTRVKALRQAGGEPDPAAIADLAAATQAAIVDVLAAKAAKALKETGLRRLVVAGGVGANKALRERLAASLPRLKAQAYFPPLSLCTDNGAMIAFAAGERVKAGLAVLDRGSHAFTVRPRWDLEEVSVAA; translated from the coding sequence ATGATCATTCTCGGCTTTGAAAGCTCCTGCGACGAGACCGGCGTGGCCGCCGTCTGCACCGAACGCGGCTTGCTGGCGCATGCGTTGCACACGCAGATCGCCATGCATCAGGAATACGGTGGCGTGGTGCCCGAACTGGCGTCGCGCGACCACGTGCGGCGCGTGGTCCCGCTTACCCGCCAGGTCCTGCGGGAAGCCGGCCTTGCGGTATCGGATATCGACGCCGTCGCCTACACGGCCGGTCCGGGCCTGGCCGGCGCCCTGCTGGTGGGCGCCAGCGTGGCGCAGGCCTTCGCCTGGGCGCGCGACCTGCCGGCCATCGCCATCCATCATCTGGAAGGGCATCTGCTGTCGCCCCTGCTGGCGGATCCGCGTCCGGAGTTTCCCTTCGTGGCGCTGCTGGTATCGGGCGGGCACACCCAGTTGATGCGCGTGGACGGCGTGGGGCGCTACACCTTGCTGGGCGAGACGCTGGATGACGCGGCCGGCGAAGCCTTCGACAAGTCGGCGAAGCTGCTGGGCCTGGGTTACCCGGGCGGTCCGGCGCTGGCCAGCTTGGCGGAGCAGGGCGATCCGGCGCGTTTCGAGCTGCCGCGTCCCATGCTGCACAGCGGCGACCTGGATTTCAGCTTCAGCGGCCTGAAGACGGCGGTGTTGACGCGGGTCAAGGCCCTGCGGCAGGCCGGTGGCGAGCCGGACCCGGCCGCGATCGCGGACCTGGCCGCCGCCACGCAGGCCGCCATTGTCGACGTGCTGGCCGCCAAGGCGGCGAAAGCCTTGAAGGAAACCGGCCTGCGGCGCCTGGTGGTCGCGGGCGGCGTCGGGGCAAACAAGGCCCTGCGCGAGCGGCTGGCGGCCTCGCTGCCGCGCCTGAAGGCGCAGGCCTATTTCCCGCCGCTGTCGTTATGCACGGACAATGGCGCGATGATCGCATTCGCCGCCGGCGAGCGGGTCAAGGCGGGATTGGCGGTGCTGGACCGTGGCAGCCATGCGTTTACCGTACGGCCGCGCTGGGACCTGGAAGAGGTCTCCGTGGCGGCCTGA
- a CDS encoding NCS2 family permease has translation MLERLFRLTEHGTTTRGEVVAGLTTFLTMSYIIFVNPDILSTTGMDRDAVFVATCLAAALGSLVMGLLANWPIGMAPGMGLNAFFAFTVVKAMGYSWQQALGAVFISGLIFLLLTVTGVRGWLIKGIPQSLRSAIAAGIGLFLAIIALSNAGIVVANPATKVSLGDLRTHGPLFAVLGFFIIAALDALRVRGAILIGILVVTVLSMALGYNSFHGLFSSPPSLTPTLMQLDVAGALNSGFFHVILVFVLVEVFDATGTLIGVAKRAGLIPEGKPNNLGRALFADSAAIVAGSALGTSSTTAYVESASGVQAGGRTGLTAVVVALLFLAALFISPLAGSVPAYATAPALLYVAGLMMRELIEVDWNEVSEATPAALTALVMPFTYSVANGLAFGFISYVVLKTLTGKAREVHAATWLVAALFVIRFAFFAG, from the coding sequence ATGCTGGAGAGACTATTCCGACTGACGGAACATGGGACGACGACACGCGGGGAAGTCGTCGCGGGACTGACGACGTTCCTGACGATGTCCTACATCATCTTCGTCAATCCCGACATCCTGTCGACCACCGGCATGGACCGCGACGCCGTGTTCGTCGCCACCTGCCTGGCCGCCGCGCTGGGGTCCCTGGTCATGGGGCTGCTGGCCAACTGGCCCATCGGCATGGCCCCCGGCATGGGCCTGAACGCCTTCTTCGCCTTCACCGTGGTCAAGGCCATGGGCTACTCCTGGCAGCAGGCGCTGGGCGCGGTATTCATCTCCGGCCTGATCTTCCTGCTGTTGACCGTCACCGGCGTGCGCGGATGGCTGATCAAGGGCATCCCGCAATCCCTGCGCAGCGCCATCGCGGCGGGGATAGGCCTGTTCCTGGCGATCATCGCCCTGTCGAACGCCGGCATCGTGGTGGCCAACCCGGCCACCAAGGTCAGCCTGGGCGACCTGCGCACGCATGGACCGCTGTTCGCCGTGCTGGGCTTCTTCATCATCGCCGCGCTGGATGCGCTGCGCGTGCGCGGCGCCATCCTGATCGGCATCCTGGTCGTCACGGTGCTGTCGATGGCGCTGGGCTACAACAGCTTCCATGGCCTGTTCTCGTCGCCGCCGAGCCTGACGCCGACCCTGATGCAGCTGGATGTCGCCGGCGCGCTGAACAGCGGCTTCTTCCATGTCATCCTGGTCTTCGTGCTGGTCGAAGTGTTCGACGCCACGGGTACGCTGATCGGCGTGGCCAAGCGGGCCGGGCTGATCCCGGAAGGCAAGCCCAACAACCTGGGCCGCGCGCTGTTCGCCGACAGCGCGGCCATCGTGGCGGGCTCCGCGCTCGGCACCAGCAGCACCACCGCGTACGTGGAAAGCGCGTCCGGCGTGCAGGCCGGCGGCCGCACCGGCCTGACCGCCGTGGTCGTCGCCCTGCTCTTCCTTGCGGCCCTGTTCATTTCGCCGCTGGCGGGATCGGTGCCCGCCTACGCCACCGCGCCCGCCCTGCTCTACGTGGCCGGCCTGATGATGCGCGAACTGATCGAAGTCGACTGGAACGAAGTGTCGGAAGCCACGCCCGCGGCCCTGACGGCGCTGGTGATGCCCTTCACGTACTCGGTGGCCAACGGCCTGGCCTTCGGCTTCATCAGCTATGTCGTGCTCAAGACGCTCACGGGCAAGGCGCGCGAGGTGCACGCGGCCACCTGGCTGGTGGCCGCCCTGTTCGTCATCCGGTTCGCGTTCTTCGCCGGCTGA
- the queE gene encoding 7-carboxy-7-deazaguanine synthase, which yields MTYAVKEIFKTLQGEGAQAGRAAVFCRFAGCNLWSGRESDRATAACTFCDTDFIGTDGPGGGKFASAEMLADALAAEWGPDSALRYVVFTGGEPLLQLDRALIAAVHARGFTIAIETNGTMVPPEGIDWICVSPKGKAPVLLRAGNELKLVYPQADARPESFAGLKFEHFFLQPMDGPERTAHTQAIVEYCKQHPQWRLSLQTHKYIGIP from the coding sequence ATGACCTACGCCGTCAAGGAAATTTTCAAGACCCTGCAGGGCGAAGGGGCGCAGGCGGGACGAGCCGCGGTTTTCTGCCGTTTCGCCGGCTGCAACCTGTGGTCCGGCCGCGAAAGCGACCGCGCCACCGCCGCCTGTACCTTCTGCGACACCGACTTCATCGGCACCGACGGCCCCGGCGGCGGCAAATTCGCCAGCGCCGAGATGCTGGCCGATGCGCTGGCCGCGGAATGGGGTCCCGACAGCGCCCTCCGCTACGTGGTTTTCACGGGCGGCGAACCGCTGCTGCAGCTCGACCGTGCCCTGATCGCCGCGGTGCACGCGCGCGGCTTCACGATCGCCATCGAAACCAACGGCACCATGGTGCCGCCGGAAGGCATCGACTGGATCTGCGTCAGCCCCAAGGGCAAGGCGCCCGTACTGCTGCGCGCCGGCAATGAGCTGAAGCTGGTCTATCCGCAGGCCGACGCGCGGCCGGAGTCCTTCGCCGGCCTGAAGTTCGAGCACTTCTTCCTGCAGCCCATGGACGGGCCCGAACGCACGGCGCACACGCAGGCGATCGTCGAGTACTGCAAGCAGCATCCGCAATGGCGCCTGAGCCTGCAAACCCATAAATACATAGGCATTCCATGA